The Deltaproteobacteria bacterium genome window below encodes:
- a CDS encoding MG2 domain-containing protein: protein MTDNQNENQQDDVSEISPEPAGEPSGGAVKQAAWKVKLNQFVVWFNDIPNNPRRRNTVIAGVLAAVALILVLSLIFGTAKKPPTFATLTGTPPELTTIDPEDGSKRVDSLVLHFSASVAPLDAIGKVVTSGITIEPDIKGQWRWTLEDALEFRPADDWGVGTSYTVKLDKKMFPEHVGLDKYKYSFSSAPFVISWENVEFYQDPVDPKNKLVTATVEFTHPVDKKAFEDNIELTLYEVKSGKEYKAADDVPFTVSYNPYNTVAYIVTGKIEMPMLDRYLNISIDSGTKAAAGGPSFNQDLENRANIPGMYTFFKVGGAQTAIVRNDKYEPEHVVVMDFTNGVLETELQKSLTAYLLPDDRPPVPGVANSGRKNHYWSDAAEVGPEILALSTPVKLDAIPTELEYSGMHSFKVDVPVGKYLYIKIAKGLKSYGGYVLYEDFARIVRVPHFPQELDIMQGGALLSLSGEQKLPLVARGIEAVKVNIGQVIESDVNHLITQTEGSFTNPYFENSYSFNEDNITERYSEIITLKKLPPQKTQYFSFDFSKYLAKAGRKGIFFFEVLGWNPSGNYTTGPSAKRMILVTDLGIVEKKNSDKTSDVFVVSVHGGHAVEGAEVSVLGKNGMPVATKYTSGGGSVSFANLTGLEREKTPTVYVVKKGGDLSFLPYEKYDRKVNYSRFDVGGVYSYGRGDTLNAYLFSDRGIYRPGDKFNIGLIVKANDWDKGVGGVPLEATVTDPRGLVVKREKFTLPASGFDEISYKTGENSPTGNYEVRVYIIKDGYRSSLLGSTSVKVEEFIPDRMNIQTRFSKDALGGWVSPEGIKGIVTVKNLYGTPAAGRDVEAEVELHPEAVSFRGYKDYRFFDPLYEQLKTKGSYTDRLDAKKTTDDGTVEFDVDLSKYAKATYVLNFTAEAFEPEGGRSVVSSNMIMVSPLEAVVGYKADGALNFINKNSDRSVDFIAVNKELKKVELSGLKARLMEGRYVSSLVKEANGLYKYKSVFKESFVSDGALKIDSKGTAYKLQTSKPGNFSVVIEDASGTELNKVRYTVVGSANVSQDIEKNAELEITLNKKDYSPGEEILVSVKAPYTGTGLITIERDKVYAHRWFKTSTTSSVVSIPAPSGLEGNGYVNVTFVRSINSDEVFMSPLSYGIAPFTLSRDKRNIKVELDAPEVARPGEPFKIKYKSKVPGKVVVFAVDEGILQVAKYRTPDPLSHYFEKRALEVSTAQILDLLLPEFNTVMAVSAAGGDEDYEMKKEALGKNLNPFRRKRELPVAYWSGIKDVGPGEKELTYDMPSYFNGTLRVMAVAVSRDAVGATEKKSTVRGHFVIQPNVPSFVAPGDEFIVSVSVANNAEGSGKDAEITLSAAPSEHLEMLDGAERKIKISEGRDASVSFKVRGRTALGAASIEFKASYKDKKTRYVSTTSVRPPVPYMVTLNTGYFKDKTKDVPVGRPMYKEFRTTDASASVLPLGISRGLIGYLNKFPYGCTEQVVSKAFPAVVLMGRAEFGYAPGDVETSLSEAIWILRSRQNQEGAFGYWAANSFTAPHMSVYAMHFLLEAKEKGYPVPQDLIDNGLNYLRNMMDDDLGHMGYARNMAYALYVLTRSGVVSTNYLNNFVKELDSRFGKEWKSDAIALYVAATYKLLKQDSQAKALIKGYDPGKRYSSDYALNSFTDSLLMDSLYLYIVSRHFYEKAEDIKPEHLMRIVDSIVGGNYNTFTSSNAILALDAYAAVAGSKTAVKISIGEIGADSALKPLVVPEGLFPVVKFSDKAKKIRFGADGEFYLFYQTTEAGFDSAMPASEIKESLEVQREYRDESGKVVDATTLGGEIEVRLKIRAVGAKTIPNAAIVDLLPGGFEPVLNSKKGGFNAEYVDMREDRVVFFGTVTDSVSEFIYKIKATNKGTYAVPPAFGESMYDKKIKARSLGAKITVTDR, encoded by the coding sequence GTGACCGACAATCAGAATGAAAATCAGCAAGATGATGTTTCGGAGATTTCCCCTGAACCTGCCGGCGAACCTTCGGGAGGCGCGGTCAAGCAGGCGGCATGGAAGGTGAAATTAAATCAGTTTGTTGTCTGGTTTAATGACATCCCGAATAATCCCAGGCGGCGTAACACGGTGATTGCCGGCGTGCTTGCTGCCGTTGCTCTGATACTTGTATTAAGCCTGATATTCGGCACAGCCAAAAAGCCGCCGACATTTGCAACCCTTACTGGCACGCCGCCGGAACTTACCACCATTGACCCCGAGGACGGAAGTAAGAGGGTAGATTCGCTCGTCCTTCATTTCTCGGCTTCGGTTGCGCCGCTCGATGCCATCGGAAAGGTCGTTACCTCCGGCATTACGATAGAGCCGGATATAAAAGGCCAGTGGAGATGGACTTTGGAGGATGCCCTCGAGTTCAGGCCTGCCGATGATTGGGGGGTCGGCACTTCCTACACAGTCAAGCTCGATAAAAAGATGTTTCCAGAGCACGTGGGGCTAGATAAGTATAAGTACAGCTTTAGCTCCGCGCCGTTCGTTATCTCATGGGAAAATGTCGAGTTCTACCAGGACCCGGTCGACCCGAAAAACAAGCTCGTCACAGCTACTGTTGAGTTCACGCACCCAGTCGATAAAAAGGCCTTTGAAGATAATATCGAGCTTACTCTTTATGAAGTCAAATCCGGAAAAGAATATAAGGCTGCAGACGATGTTCCGTTTACCGTAAGCTACAACCCGTATAACACCGTGGCCTATATAGTCACCGGCAAGATAGAGATGCCGATGCTCGACAGGTATTTAAACATATCGATAGATTCGGGCACCAAGGCCGCGGCCGGCGGGCCTTCCTTCAATCAGGATCTCGAGAACAGGGCGAACATCCCGGGCATGTACACCTTTTTCAAGGTCGGCGGGGCACAGACGGCTATTGTAAGAAATGACAAGTACGAGCCAGAGCACGTCGTGGTGATGGACTTTACAAACGGCGTTCTCGAAACAGAGCTGCAAAAGAGCCTGACCGCGTATCTTCTTCCAGACGACAGGCCTCCCGTGCCCGGTGTTGCCAATTCCGGAAGGAAGAACCACTACTGGTCCGATGCGGCAGAGGTAGGGCCAGAAATACTCGCGCTTTCGACCCCGGTGAAGCTCGATGCCATACCGACCGAGTTGGAATACTCCGGCATGCACAGCTTTAAGGTGGATGTGCCGGTTGGCAAATACCTCTATATAAAGATAGCCAAGGGGCTAAAATCCTACGGCGGCTACGTGCTCTACGAGGACTTCGCGCGCATAGTGCGCGTGCCGCATTTCCCGCAGGAACTCGATATCATGCAGGGCGGCGCGCTCCTTAGCCTTAGCGGCGAGCAGAAGCTACCGCTCGTTGCCAGAGGCATCGAGGCCGTTAAGGTTAATATCGGCCAGGTCATAGAGAGCGACGTGAACCACCTTATTACCCAGACCGAAGGTTCGTTTACCAATCCGTACTTCGAGAACTCCTATTCCTTTAACGAAGATAACATTACAGAAAGGTATTCCGAGATAATTACGCTAAAGAAGCTGCCGCCGCAAAAAACACAGTACTTCTCCTTCGATTTCTCGAAGTACCTTGCCAAGGCGGGCAGAAAGGGCATATTCTTCTTCGAGGTCTTAGGCTGGAACCCTTCCGGCAATTACACAACAGGGCCAAGCGCCAAGCGCATGATACTTGTGACCGATCTTGGAATCGTAGAGAAGAAGAACAGCGACAAGACAAGTGATGTGTTCGTTGTTTCCGTGCACGGCGGCCACGCCGTCGAAGGCGCAGAGGTAAGTGTGCTCGGGAAAAACGGCATGCCCGTTGCGACGAAGTACACGAGCGGCGGCGGCAGCGTGTCGTTTGCGAACCTTACGGGCCTTGAGCGGGAAAAGACACCGACCGTATATGTCGTGAAAAAAGGCGGAGACCTGTCGTTCCTGCCTTATGAAAAATACGACAGGAAGGTAAATTACTCGCGCTTCGATGTCGGAGGCGTGTACTCGTACGGCAGAGGCGATACGCTAAACGCGTATCTCTTCTCCGACCGCGGCATCTACAGGCCGGGCGATAAGTTTAACATAGGGCTCATAGTAAAGGCCAATGACTGGGATAAGGGCGTTGGCGGCGTGCCGCTCGAGGCAACGGTCACCGACCCGAGAGGGCTTGTTGTTAAAAGGGAAAAGTTCACGCTCCCGGCAAGCGGCTTTGACGAGATAAGCTATAAGACCGGCGAGAACTCGCCTACTGGCAACTACGAGGTACGCGTCTATATCATAAAGGACGGCTACCGCTCGAGCCTTCTTGGCTCCACCTCGGTAAAGGTCGAGGAGTTCATCCCGGATCGCATGAACATACAGACCAGGTTCTCGAAGGACGCTCTCGGCGGCTGGGTATCGCCAGAAGGGATAAAGGGCATTGTTACGGTAAAGAACCTCTACGGCACCCCGGCTGCCGGGCGCGACGTGGAGGCAGAGGTAGAGCTTCATCCCGAGGCCGTGTCGTTTAGAGGGTATAAGGATTACCGTTTCTTCGACCCGCTCTATGAACAGCTCAAGACCAAGGGCAGCTACACAGACCGCCTGGATGCGAAGAAAACCACCGATGACGGCACAGTCGAATTCGACGTGGATCTATCGAAGTATGCAAAGGCAACGTACGTTCTTAACTTCACGGCAGAGGCCTTTGAGCCCGAGGGCGGCAGAAGTGTCGTGTCGTCGAACATGATAATGGTATCGCCGCTTGAGGCGGTCGTTGGCTATAAGGCCGACGGAGCGCTTAACTTTATAAACAAGAATAGCGATAGAAGCGTCGACTTCATAGCCGTTAACAAGGAACTCAAGAAGGTAGAGCTCTCGGGCCTGAAGGCCAGGCTTATGGAAGGCCGCTACGTGTCGTCCCTTGTAAAGGAGGCAAACGGCCTCTATAAGTACAAGTCGGTTTTCAAGGAATCGTTTGTGAGCGATGGCGCGCTCAAGATTGATTCAAAGGGCACGGCGTACAAGCTTCAGACCTCGAAGCCGGGGAACTTCTCTGTTGTGATAGAGGATGCCTCGGGCACAGAGTTAAACAAGGTGAGGTACACGGTCGTCGGCTCTGCCAATGTCTCGCAGGACATAGAAAAGAATGCGGAGCTCGAGATAACGTTAAATAAAAAGGACTACTCACCGGGCGAGGAGATCCTTGTTTCCGTGAAAGCGCCCTACACAGGCACAGGCCTCATAACGATTGAGAGGGACAAGGTCTATGCGCACAGGTGGTTCAAGACCTCTACCACGAGCTCTGTTGTGAGCATTCCGGCGCCTTCGGGGCTCGAGGGTAACGGGTACGTGAACGTGACCTTCGTGAGGTCCATAAACTCGGACGAAGTATTCATGAGCCCGCTTAGCTACGGCATCGCGCCGTTTACGCTTAGCAGGGATAAGCGCAACATCAAGGTCGAGCTCGATGCCCCGGAAGTGGCGCGTCCGGGAGAGCCATTTAAGATAAAGTACAAGAGCAAGGTCCCGGGAAAGGTCGTGGTGTTCGCGGTCGACGAGGGCATACTTCAGGTGGCTAAGTACCGTACCCCGGACCCGCTATCTCATTACTTCGAGAAGCGCGCCCTCGAGGTCTCTACCGCGCAGATACTGGACCTTCTGCTTCCGGAGTTCAACACCGTCATGGCCGTAAGCGCCGCCGGCGGCGACGAAGATTATGAAATGAAAAAGGAAGCTCTCGGGAAAAACCTTAACCCCTTCAGGCGTAAACGCGAGCTTCCGGTAGCATACTGGTCGGGCATAAAGGACGTGGGCCCGGGCGAAAAGGAGCTTACCTACGACATGCCCTCTTATTTTAACGGCACGCTAAGAGTCATGGCCGTTGCTGTATCCAGGGACGCCGTAGGCGCTACCGAGAAAAAATCCACGGTAAGAGGGCACTTTGTCATACAGCCAAACGTCCCGTCCTTTGTAGCTCCGGGGGATGAGTTTATAGTGAGCGTCTCGGTTGCCAATAACGCCGAGGGCTCGGGTAAGGACGCGGAGATAACGCTTAGCGCCGCTCCATCCGAGCACCTTGAGATGCTAGACGGCGCCGAGCGTAAGATAAAGATAAGCGAGGGCCGCGACGCAAGCGTGAGCTTCAAGGTTAGAGGCAGGACCGCTCTCGGGGCCGCATCGATAGAGTTCAAGGCCTCGTACAAGGACAAGAAGACGCGCTATGTTTCGACGACGAGCGTGAGGCCGCCGGTGCCCTACATGGTCACGCTAAATACGGGTTACTTCAAGGACAAGACCAAGGACGTGCCGGTTGGCAGGCCGATGTATAAGGAGTTTAGGACCACCGATGCTTCGGCATCGGTGCTTCCGCTTGGCATATCAAGAGGGCTTATCGGCTATCTTAATAAATTCCCGTACGGCTGCACCGAGCAGGTGGTAAGCAAGGCATTCCCTGCCGTTGTGCTGATGGGAAGGGCCGAGTTCGGCTACGCCCCCGGAGACGTGGAGACGAGCCTTTCCGAGGCAATCTGGATACTCAGGTCCAGGCAAAACCAGGAGGGCGCGTTTGGCTACTGGGCGGCCAACAGCTTTACCGCGCCGCACATGTCGGTATACGCAATGCACTTCCTCCTTGAGGCAAAGGAGAAGGGCTACCCCGTGCCGCAGGATCTAATCGACAACGGACTTAATTACCTGAGGAACATGATGGACGACGACCTCGGGCACATGGGGTACGCGAGAAACATGGCGTACGCGCTCTATGTGCTCACCAGAAGCGGCGTTGTCTCGACGAATTACTTAAATAACTTCGTAAAGGAACTGGATTCGAGGTTCGGCAAAGAGTGGAAGTCGGATGCGATAGCCCTTTACGTTGCCGCGACATACAAGCTTCTTAAGCAGGATTCGCAGGCAAAGGCCCTTATAAAAGGATACGACCCCGGTAAGCGCTACTCTTCGGACTATGCATTGAACAGTTTTACGGATTCGCTCCTCATGGATTCCCTATATCTTTATATCGTGTCGCGCCATTTCTACGAAAAGGCCGAGGACATAAAGCCGGAGCATCTTATGAGGATAGTGGATTCGATTGTGGGAGGCAACTATAACACCTTCACTTCTTCGAACGCAATTCTAGCGCTCGATGCTTACGCCGCCGTGGCAGGTTCGAAGACCGCGGTAAAGATATCCATTGGCGAGATAGGCGCGGATTCGGCCTTAAAGCCGCTTGTGGTTCCGGAAGGCCTCTTCCCGGTCGTGAAGTTCTCGGATAAGGCAAAGAAGATACGCTTTGGCGCCGATGGAGAGTTCTATCTCTTCTACCAGACGACCGAGGCAGGGTTCGATTCCGCGATGCCGGCCTCCGAGATAAAGGAATCGCTCGAGGTGCAGCGCGAGTACAGGGATGAGAGCGGCAAGGTGGTGGATGCAACGACACTTGGCGGCGAGATAGAGGTGCGCCTGAAAATACGCGCCGTCGGGGCAAAGACGATCCCGAATGCCGCGATAGTCGATCTCCTGCCAGGAGGGTTCGAGCCCGTGCTGAATTCCAAGAAGGGCGGCTTTAATGCCGAGTACGTCGATATGCGTGAAGACAGGGTGGTGTTCTTTGGCACGGTGACGGACTCTGTAAGCGAGTTCATCTATAAGATAAAGGCGACCAACAAGGGCACGTATGCCGTTCCTCCGGCCTTTGGCGAGTCCATGTATGATAAGAAAATCAAGGCAAGGTCTCTTGGCGCGAAGATAACCGTAACCGACAGGTAG
- a CDS encoding protein kinase has product MSNTRDDKKADSTMVGSASPDSTMVGGQAPARAGSSSRYTIKKTLGKGAMGVVYLAHDRVLERDVAIKELHSNLAQNSDLMDRFRLEAKVLARMTHPGIVQVYDFVEDGDKVWIVMEFVKGEDLSEYFKRKSRLSMEETVALGTQLAQALSYAHSLGIIHRDFKPANVLLTESGVPKIMDFGLAKLIESAHHTMAGTILGTPSFMSPEQASGQPADEKSDIYAFGVVLYRMVTGKLPFEGELASILAQHINTPPKPPKELNPEVPDSIQGLILNLMEKSPAKRAKDMATVVGLLKGDATAARTILQTPGAEVSDIETFMAKRQSMEKMFEEKFTKHVTVMFTDLKGSTTIAEKEGDLSSRILIQKHNEIVFPIIKDNHGHLVKTMGDGTLSYFEKAQDAVRAGAAILKACDNYNVKDKPKAPIIMRVGMHTGNCIVEQNDIFGDVVNTASRFESNSAPMEIYMSEETYNSLEDKGEIYTRYIKTINLKGKSEPFKVYKAFWNPEEIEKDMAPKTDAEVLAKKRFPPAIKVALIILIPLLILIFITQYGKIFKGSSSEERRSIDRSVSSPATPETPAAPAR; this is encoded by the coding sequence ATGAGCAATACTCGTGACGACAAAAAGGCCGACTCAACAATGGTGGGCAGCGCCTCGCCCGACTCAACCATGGTAGGCGGCCAGGCTCCGGCAAGGGCAGGCTCATCTAGCCGCTACACGATAAAAAAGACCCTTGGCAAAGGCGCCATGGGAGTTGTATACCTGGCCCATGACCGGGTGCTCGAGCGTGACGTGGCCATAAAAGAGCTGCACTCGAACCTCGCGCAAAATTCAGACCTGATGGACCGCTTCAGGCTCGAGGCAAAGGTCCTTGCCAGGATGACGCACCCCGGCATCGTGCAGGTCTACGACTTTGTCGAGGACGGAGATAAGGTCTGGATAGTAATGGAGTTCGTAAAGGGCGAGGACCTTTCCGAGTACTTCAAAAGAAAATCCAGGCTCTCCATGGAAGAGACCGTAGCACTCGGCACACAGCTTGCCCAGGCGCTTTCCTACGCGCATTCTCTTGGGATAATACACAGGGATTTCAAGCCCGCAAACGTGCTCCTTACCGAAAGCGGAGTGCCAAAGATAATGGACTTTGGCCTTGCAAAGCTTATCGAAAGCGCGCACCATACGATGGCCGGAACGATACTTGGCACCCCGAGCTTCATGAGCCCGGAACAGGCCTCCGGGCAGCCTGCAGACGAAAAATCCGACATCTACGCCTTCGGCGTAGTTCTCTACCGCATGGTTACCGGAAAGCTGCCGTTCGAAGGAGAGCTTGCGAGCATTCTCGCGCAACATATAAACACCCCTCCAAAACCGCCAAAGGAACTTAACCCCGAGGTGCCTGACTCCATACAGGGGCTTATCCTAAACCTCATGGAAAAGAGCCCGGCCAAAAGAGCAAAGGACATGGCCACGGTCGTCGGGCTTCTAAAGGGGGACGCTACGGCGGCAAGGACTATTCTCCAAACGCCCGGCGCAGAGGTCTCTGACATCGAAACCTTCATGGCAAAGCGCCAGTCCATGGAAAAGATGTTCGAGGAAAAGTTCACCAAGCACGTCACGGTCATGTTCACGGACTTAAAGGGCTCGACTACCATAGCGGAGAAGGAAGGCGACCTATCTAGCCGCATCCTCATACAAAAGCATAACGAGATAGTGTTCCCTATAATAAAGGACAACCACGGCCACCTCGTAAAAACTATGGGCGACGGCACGCTCTCGTACTTCGAAAAAGCGCAGGACGCGGTGCGAGCCGGGGCTGCGATCCTAAAGGCCTGCGATAACTATAACGTAAAGGATAAACCAAAAGCCCCGATCATCATGCGCGTGGGCATGCACACCGGAAACTGCATAGTCGAACAAAACGACATCTTCGGCGACGTGGTGAACACGGCCTCCAGGTTCGAGAGCAACTCCGCCCCGATGGAGATATACATGTCCGAGGAGACATACAACTCCCTCGAGGACAAAGGCGAGATATACACGCGCTACATCAAGACCATCAATTTAAAGGGAAAGAGCGAGCCATTCAAGGTATACAAGGCCTTCTGGAACCCCGAGGAAATAGAGAAGGACATGGCGCCAAAGACCGACGCCGAAGTGCTTGCGAAAAAGCGCTTTCCTCCGGCAATAAAGGTTGCGCTCATAATACTCATACCTCTTCTGATACTGATATTCATAACGCAGTACGGCAAGATATTCAAAGGCTCATCGAGCGAAGAACGCCGCTCCATAGACCGCTCGGTAAGCTCTCCGGCAACGCCCGAGACCCCGGCAGCGCCAGCGAGATAA
- a CDS encoding cellulose synthase subunit BcsC-related outer membrane protein: MKNKLFAIFGIALCAVFFAGAAFADEESSLASYSWKKYNSGDYSEAYKGFKDLNGKKPANTEYALGLAYSAEKLGKLDEALEIAEKFENRKPDFKNIKHSILFTKGKAAYDKKDYKAAESYLQRLYDSGGADDGARELLGWSQYNQDKLDESLVHFQALYERTKAKRLADIILVIDGRKKEALGKKNGVGEELLKEASAGGAESFYALDFPITSAQTKPSPTACYNNADKPWIELGGSLRNKEGDEGTSKLTDQRTSLAFAYPFRTGNLLKFGVTFVDLDSGDAKPFTFLGRFVYSAAPFKRPFETSVKGYYPELSFKHEGNVSYSAGVGTTPFGAELSPAPTWFLKAETGFWKVEAHAESVEESLLSFTGINEPYFQTEEYWGRVVKTGITAERTFVIPKTSYWVHVNGDYHAYRGVNTIDNSSASAGLTLGKSIEESWGGASLGLFSTASGFKNNSSAFTYGHGGYFSPKKFFIVGGFLSLETKACKNVKADLALSVGKMSYTEEDAKRYPLSDATLPERIVPPFEGDNGSSTGFGVNGGIEALVLGNFILGARYELSKAADYTEWKAGLSLKYNFGKMNAVIR, encoded by the coding sequence ATGAAAAATAAACTTTTTGCCATATTCGGGATAGCGCTTTGCGCAGTGTTCTTTGCCGGAGCCGCTTTTGCGGACGAGGAATCGTCTTTGGCGAGCTATTCGTGGAAGAAATACAATTCAGGCGATTATAGCGAGGCGTACAAGGGCTTTAAGGACCTAAATGGGAAAAAGCCAGCGAACACTGAATACGCGCTCGGCCTTGCGTACTCGGCAGAGAAGCTTGGCAAGCTCGATGAGGCTTTAGAGATAGCCGAGAAGTTCGAGAACAGAAAACCCGACTTTAAGAACATAAAGCATTCCATACTTTTTACAAAGGGCAAGGCCGCCTACGACAAGAAGGATTATAAGGCCGCGGAGTCATACCTGCAAAGGCTCTACGATTCAGGCGGCGCAGACGACGGCGCAAGGGAGCTTCTCGGATGGAGCCAGTACAACCAGGACAAGCTCGATGAATCGCTGGTGCACTTCCAGGCGCTCTACGAGAGGACAAAGGCAAAACGCCTGGCCGATATAATACTCGTAATAGACGGTAGGAAAAAGGAAGCGCTCGGGAAAAAGAACGGCGTTGGCGAAGAACTTTTGAAAGAGGCCTCGGCAGGAGGGGCGGAGTCGTTCTACGCCCTTGATTTTCCGATAACCTCGGCGCAGACAAAGCCGTCGCCGACCGCATGTTATAATAACGCCGACAAGCCGTGGATCGAGCTCGGCGGTTCGCTAAGAAATAAGGAAGGCGATGAGGGAACGTCGAAACTCACGGACCAGAGGACTTCTCTGGCATTTGCCTATCCGTTTAGGACGGGAAATCTTTTGAAGTTTGGCGTTACGTTCGTTGACCTCGATTCAGGCGATGCAAAGCCGTTTACGTTCCTCGGCAGGTTTGTATACAGTGCGGCTCCTTTCAAGAGACCCTTTGAGACGAGCGTGAAAGGGTACTATCCGGAGCTGAGCTTCAAACATGAGGGAAATGTTTCTTATTCCGCCGGGGTTGGCACCACACCGTTCGGTGCCGAGCTCTCTCCTGCGCCAACGTGGTTTTTGAAGGCCGAGACAGGGTTCTGGAAGGTGGAGGCGCATGCAGAATCTGTAGAGGAATCGCTTCTGTCCTTTACAGGTATTAACGAACCGTATTTCCAGACAGAAGAATACTGGGGCAGGGTCGTAAAGACGGGCATAACCGCAGAGAGGACGTTCGTAATACCCAAGACGAGCTACTGGGTGCATGTAAACGGCGATTACCACGCATACAGGGGCGTAAATACGATAGATAACAGTTCGGCTTCGGCAGGGCTCACGCTTGGTAAAAGTATCGAGGAGTCGTGGGGCGGGGCCTCTCTCGGGCTTTTCTCTACGGCCAGCGGCTTTAAGAACAACTCGAGCGCATTCACATACGGGCACGGCGGGTATTTCAGCCCGAAGAAGTTCTTCATAGTAGGCGGTTTTTTAAGTCTCGAGACAAAGGCCTGTAAGAACGTGAAGGCAGACCTCGCGCTCTCAGTTGGCAAGATGAGCTACACGGAAGAAGATGCCAAGCGGTATCCGCTAAGCGACGCAACCCTGCCCGAGCGCATTGTTCCGCCGTTTGAGGGCGATAACGGCTCTTCAACCGGTTTTGGCGTAAACGGAGGCATCGAGGCGTTAGTGCTCGGAAACTTTATCCTCGGAGCGCGCTACGAGCTAAGTAAGGCCGCTGACTATACGGAATGGAAGGCAGGGCTTTCGTTGAAGTACAACTTCGGGAAGATGAACGCTGTAATAAGATAG